One window from the genome of Candidatus Methylomirabilota bacterium encodes:
- the nrfD gene encoding NrfD/PsrC family molybdoenzyme membrane anchor subunit, with translation MSVATQPGQPTWADVNRDVIRTVGMPGNGYFAWMCLVAATLGCGVLAWAFQIWTGMGAAGKRTPVMWAMYITTFVFWIGIGHAGTLISAILYLFRAKWRTSIFRGAEAMTVFAVMTAGLFPLIHAGRMWFAYWLMPYPNQRYLWPNFKSPLVWDVFAISTYLTISVVFFLVGLVPDIAALRDSATGFKKKVYTVMALGWEGSDSQWRHYRRAYGLFAALATPLVLSVHSVVSFDFAMALVPGWHSTLFAPFFVDGAIFSGFAMVLILMLPMRYLFNWYDYIVDKHLDAMAKLILLTSLVLTYFYLCEAFTTWYSAEHYERASLFDRATKQYAWAFWLQYFCNSLAPLVFFWKKPRTHVITLYVVSILVLIGMWFERFNIIVLGLAFDFYPYTWGTYVPTVTDTTIVVGSFAFFLILFLGFIRVMPSLSIVEVKETLAHPLKHAHGGQH, from the coding sequence ATGAGCGTGGCGACCCAGCCGGGGCAGCCGACCTGGGCGGACGTCAACCGCGACGTCATCCGGACGGTAGGCATGCCGGGCAACGGCTACTTCGCCTGGATGTGCCTCGTCGCGGCGACGCTCGGCTGCGGCGTGCTCGCGTGGGCCTTCCAGATCTGGACGGGCATGGGCGCGGCAGGCAAGCGGACGCCCGTGATGTGGGCGATGTACATCACGACCTTCGTGTTCTGGATCGGCATCGGGCACGCGGGCACGCTGATCTCCGCGATCCTGTACCTCTTCCGCGCGAAGTGGCGGACCTCGATCTTCCGCGGCGCCGAGGCCATGACGGTCTTCGCCGTCATGACGGCGGGCCTCTTCCCGCTGATCCACGCGGGACGGATGTGGTTCGCGTACTGGCTGATGCCGTACCCGAACCAGCGCTACCTCTGGCCGAACTTCAAGTCGCCGCTGGTCTGGGACGTCTTCGCGATCTCGACCTACCTGACCATCAGCGTGGTCTTCTTCCTCGTGGGCCTGGTGCCCGACATCGCGGCCCTCCGCGACAGCGCCACCGGGTTCAAGAAGAAGGTCTATACCGTTATGGCGCTCGGCTGGGAGGGGTCGGACTCGCAGTGGCGCCACTACCGGCGCGCCTACGGGCTCTTCGCGGCGCTGGCGACCCCGCTCGTCCTCTCGGTGCACAGCGTCGTGTCGTTCGACTTCGCGATGGCGCTCGTGCCCGGGTGGCACTCGACGCTGTTCGCTCCCTTCTTCGTCGACGGAGCTATCTTCTCCGGCTTCGCCATGGTGCTGATCTTGATGCTGCCGATGCGGTACCTCTTCAACTGGTACGACTACATCGTCGACAAGCACCTCGACGCCATGGCCAAGCTCATCCTGCTCACGAGCCTCGTGCTGACGTACTTCTACCTCTGCGAGGCCTTCACGACCTGGTATAGCGCCGAGCACTACGAGCGGGCCTCGCTCTTCGACAGGGCGACCAAGCAGTATGCCTGGGCTTTCTGGCTCCAGTACTTCTGCAACAGCTTGGCGCCGCTCGTCTTCTTCTGGAAGAAGCCGCGCACCCACGTGATAACGCTGTACGTGGTCTCGATCCTGGTGCTGATCGGCATGTGGTTCGAGCGCTTCAACATCATCGTCCTGGGTCTGGCGTTCGACTTTTACCCGTACACGTGGGGCACGTACGTCCCGACCGTGACGGACACGACCATCGTCGTGGGCTCCTTCGCCTTTTTCCTTATCCTCTTCCTCGGTTTCATCCGGGTGATGCCGTCGCTGTCCATCGTCGAGGTCAAGGAGACGCTTGCGCACCCGCTCAAGCACGCCCACGGGGGGCAGCACTAG
- the hemL gene encoding glutamate-1-semialdehyde 2,1-aminomutase — MTDPGGAIPQSSDALFERAQRVIPGGVNSPVRAFRGVGGRPFFVARAEGCRMTDVDGRTYIDFLGSWGPLILGHAAPMLVEAVGEALARGTSYGAPTAAEVDMAELISRVVPSMEMTRLVSSGTEAAMSAIRLARGATGRDVIAKFEGCYHGHADSLLVKAGSGGATFGVPNSLGVPAVLASLTLTAPFNDLPAVERVMAARGRDVAAIIVEPVAGNMGVVPPASGFLQGLRALCDTYGALLIFDEVITGFRVAYGGAQALYGVRPDLTCLGKIIGGGLPVGAYGGPRAIMERVAPLGGVYQAGTLSGNPLAVAAGLATLRALASPGVYARLEESGARLEAGLVDGAKAAGVPLVVNRVGSMLTAFFTAAAVTDFASAKRSDTARYGRFFHAMLDGGVFLAASQFEAAFVSLAHGVSDLEEAAGAARRAFAKAR; from the coding sequence ATGACTGATCCCGGAGGCGCGATTCCGCAAAGCTCCGACGCGCTCTTTGAGAGAGCCCAGCGGGTGATCCCCGGCGGCGTCAACAGTCCCGTGCGCGCCTTCCGCGGCGTTGGCGGCAGGCCCTTCTTCGTCGCGCGCGCCGAAGGCTGCCGCATGACGGATGTGGACGGCCGCACCTATATCGATTTCCTGGGCTCGTGGGGTCCGCTGATCCTGGGCCACGCGGCGCCCATGCTGGTCGAGGCCGTGGGCGAGGCGCTCGCCCGCGGGACGAGTTACGGCGCCCCCACGGCGGCCGAGGTGGACATGGCGGAGCTGATCTCGCGCGTCGTGCCCTCCATGGAGATGACGCGCCTCGTCTCCTCCGGCACCGAGGCCGCGATGAGCGCCATCCGTCTGGCACGAGGCGCCACGGGGCGTGACGTCATCGCCAAGTTCGAGGGGTGCTACCACGGCCACGCCGACAGTCTGCTGGTCAAGGCAGGCTCGGGCGGCGCCACCTTCGGCGTGCCCAACAGTCTGGGCGTTCCCGCGGTCCTCGCTTCGCTGACACTGACCGCGCCGTTCAACGACCTTCCCGCCGTCGAGCGCGTCATGGCGGCGCGGGGGCGGGACGTGGCCGCCATCATCGTCGAGCCCGTCGCCGGCAACATGGGCGTCGTGCCGCCGGCGTCCGGCTTCCTCCAGGGGTTGAGAGCCCTCTGCGACACGTACGGGGCGCTGCTGATCTTCGACGAGGTGATCACGGGCTTCCGCGTCGCCTACGGCGGCGCCCAGGCGCTGTATGGAGTCCGGCCGGATCTCACCTGCCTCGGCAAGATCATCGGGGGCGGCCTTCCGGTCGGCGCCTACGGCGGCCCGCGGGCTATCATGGAGCGCGTGGCGCCGCTCGGTGGCGTCTACCAGGCGGGGACGCTCTCCGGCAACCCGCTCGCCGTGGCGGCGGGGCTCGCCACGCTGCGGGCGCTCGCGAGCCCCGGGGTCTACGCGCGCCTCGAGGAATCGGGGGCGCGGCTCGAGGCGGGCCTCGTCGACGGGGCGAAGGCCGCCGGCGTGCCGCTCGTGGTCAACCGGGTCGGCTCGATGCTGACCGCCTTCTTCACCGCCGCGGCGGTGACCGACTTCGCCTCCGCGAAGCGCTCGGACACGGCGCGCTACGGGCGCTTCTTCCACGCGATGCTCGACGGCGGCGTCTTCCTTGCCGCCTCGCAGTTCGAGGCGGCGTTCGTGTCGCTCGCCCACGGCGTCTCCGACCTCGAGGAAGCCGCCGGGGCTGCCCGCCGGGCCTTCGCGAAGGCTCGCTGA
- a CDS encoding uroporphyrinogen-III synthase, with the protein MTAVAAARPLRGRVVVVTRPRAQAQAFAGLLEAAGARVLLVPTIAIEPPASWEPLDRALERLDDYRWAVFTSVNGVEMTRRRLEEKGRGADALRGRRLAAIGPATAEALHVMGLEAEVVPEEYVAEALAERLRALIRPGERVLLARAAEARDVLVTLLEAAGARVDEVPAYRTRPAAEDAGELRVALGEGRVDVVTFTSSSTVRHFAELFPGESLPGLLRGVAVACIGPVTRATALVLGLETRIVPREYTIPALAQAITDHYASGPSRANDAT; encoded by the coding sequence ATGACGGCCGTCGCGGCCGCGCGGCCGCTCCGCGGTAGGGTCGTCGTCGTGACGCGCCCGCGCGCCCAGGCCCAGGCCTTCGCCGGCCTGCTTGAAGCGGCCGGCGCGCGAGTCCTCCTCGTGCCGACCATCGCCATCGAGCCTCCCGCCTCGTGGGAACCGCTGGACCGCGCGCTCGAGCGTCTCGACGACTACCGGTGGGCGGTTTTCACCAGCGTCAACGGCGTGGAGATGACGCGGCGCCGTCTCGAGGAGAAGGGCCGCGGCGCCGACGCGCTTCGCGGGCGCCGGTTGGCCGCGATCGGTCCCGCCACTGCCGAGGCTCTCCATGTCATGGGACTCGAGGCCGAGGTCGTGCCCGAGGAGTACGTCGCCGAAGCGCTCGCCGAGCGGCTGCGCGCCCTGATCAGGCCCGGAGAGCGCGTCCTCCTCGCCAGGGCCGCCGAGGCCCGCGATGTGCTCGTGACGCTCCTCGAGGCCGCGGGCGCCAGGGTCGACGAGGTGCCGGCCTATCGGACGCGGCCGGCGGCCGAGGACGCGGGCGAGCTCCGCGTGGCGCTCGGCGAGGGCCGGGTCGACGTCGTCACCTTCACCAGCTCGTCCACCGTCCGTCATTTCGCCGAGCTCTTCCCCGGCGAGAGCCTGCCGGGGCTCCTCCGCGGCGTAGCCGTGGCCTGCATCGGCCCAGTGACGCGCGCCACCGCCCTAGTCCTTGGACTCGAGACGCGGATTGTCCCGAGGGAGTACACTATCCCAGCGCTGGCCCAAGCCATCACCGACCACTATGCCTCGGGACCATCGCGCGCGAATGACGCAACGTGA
- a CDS encoding Mov34/MPN/PAD-1 family protein, giving the protein MILTPEEYARIQAQALAAYPSECCGVVMERPGASPERLLLACRNIQNELHAKDPTRHPRDARTAYYIDPRDLIAMGRHEAQGFRVLTIYHSHIDAGAYFSPTDRANALINGEPAYPDAAYVVLSVVERRAAEVGVFRWDPAIHDFGAAEWKKPDD; this is encoded by the coding sequence ATGATCCTGACGCCGGAGGAATACGCGAGGATCCAGGCCCAGGCGCTTGCTGCGTACCCGTCCGAGTGCTGCGGGGTCGTGATGGAGCGGCCAGGTGCTTCGCCCGAGCGCCTCCTCCTGGCGTGCCGCAACATCCAGAACGAGCTGCACGCCAAGGACCCCACGCGTCACCCTCGCGACGCGCGGACCGCCTACTACATCGACCCGCGAGACCTGATCGCCATGGGCCGCCACGAGGCGCAGGGCTTCCGGGTCCTGACGATCTACCACTCGCACATCGACGCCGGTGCATACTTTTCCCCCACCGACAGGGCCAACGCCTTGATCAACGGCGAGCCTGCCTATCCCGACGCGGCCTACGTGGTGCTCTCCGTGGTGGAGCGCCGCGCGGCGGAGGTGGGGGTGTTCCGCTGGGACCCGGCGATCCACGACTTCGGGGCCGCCGAGTGGAAGAAGCCGGATGACTGA
- the hemB gene encoding porphobilinogen synthase, which translates to MPYPLYRPRRLRESPLLRKMVRETVLRTDDLVYPLFAVHGRGVREPIGPMPGQFRLSIDELLKECKDAASMGIPAVLLFGLPAEKDPRGSEAYAEDGIVQQAVRAVKETIPDLLVVTDVCLCEYTSHGHCGVVEDGRVKNDPTLDLLARTAVSHVESGADMVAPSDMMDGRVAAIREALDESGYQETPIMAYSAKYASAFYGPFREAADSTPQFGDRRSYQMDPANSAEAMREVALDIDEGADIVMVKPALPYLDVIARVKNEFGLPVAAYSVSGEYAMLRAAGQLGWLDEEAAMMEALTGIRRAGADIVITYFAKEAARILERGRR; encoded by the coding sequence ATGCCGTATCCATTGTACCGGCCGCGCCGGCTCCGCGAGTCTCCGCTCCTGCGCAAGATGGTCCGCGAGACCGTGCTCCGCACGGACGACCTCGTTTATCCGCTCTTTGCCGTTCACGGTCGTGGCGTGCGCGAGCCCATCGGTCCCATGCCGGGGCAGTTCCGCCTGTCCATAGACGAGCTGCTCAAGGAGTGCAAGGACGCCGCGTCCATGGGCATCCCCGCGGTGCTGCTCTTCGGCCTGCCGGCGGAGAAGGACCCGCGCGGCAGCGAGGCCTATGCGGAGGACGGCATCGTCCAGCAGGCCGTGCGTGCGGTGAAGGAGACCATCCCCGATCTCCTGGTCGTGACCGACGTCTGCCTCTGCGAGTACACGAGCCACGGCCACTGCGGCGTCGTCGAGGACGGCAGGGTCAAGAACGACCCGACGCTCGATCTCCTCGCGCGTACGGCGGTGTCTCACGTCGAGTCGGGCGCCGACATGGTGGCGCCGTCCGACATGATGGACGGGCGCGTGGCGGCCATCCGCGAGGCCCTCGACGAGTCGGGCTACCAGGAGACGCCGATCATGGCCTACTCGGCTAAGTACGCCTCGGCGTTCTACGGGCCGTTCCGGGAGGCGGCGGACTCGACGCCGCAGTTCGGCGACCGGCGCTCCTACCAGATGGACCCCGCGAACTCGGCCGAGGCGATGCGCGAGGTTGCGCTCGACATTGACGAGGGCGCCGACATCGTGATGGTCAAGCCTGCGCTGCCGTACCTCGACGTCATTGCCAGGGTCAAGAACGAGTTCGGGCTTCCCGTGGCGGCCTACTCAGTGTCCGGCGAGTACGCCATGCTCCGCGCGGCGGGCCAGCTCGGCTGGCTCGACGAAGAGGCCGCCATGATGGAGGCGCTGACGGGCATCAGGCGGGCCGGCGCCGACATCGTCATCACCTACTTCGCCAAGGAGGCGGCGCGGATCCTGGAGCGGGGGCGGAGGTGA
- a CDS encoding DUF3341 domain-containing protein yields the protein MATANVLGVFAHVDTTLDAIRTLRDKGFSELTVYTPVPVEEIEEEIEKVRPLSKVRFFTLIGGLTGTATGFFLTIWTSLQWELITGGKAPVSFPPFVIIAFELTILFGGLSTLAALLLLGRLPKLKPSATYDPRFTVDRFGVAVACSAEAADQVRSLLTAAGAEEVRR from the coding sequence ATGGCCACGGCCAACGTGCTGGGCGTCTTCGCCCACGTGGACACGACGCTGGACGCCATCCGGACGCTCCGCGACAAGGGCTTCTCGGAGCTGACCGTGTACACGCCGGTGCCGGTCGAGGAGATCGAGGAGGAGATCGAGAAGGTCCGGCCGCTCAGCAAGGTGCGGTTCTTCACGCTGATCGGCGGCCTGACGGGGACGGCGACAGGCTTCTTCCTGACGATCTGGACCTCGCTCCAGTGGGAGCTGATCACAGGCGGCAAGGCGCCGGTGTCCTTCCCGCCGTTCGTCATCATTGCCTTCGAGCTGACCATCCTCTTCGGCGGTCTCTCGACCCTGGCAGCCCTCCTCCTGCTGGGCAGGCTGCCCAAGCTCAAGCCGTCGGCGACCTACGACCCGCGCTTCACCGTGGACCGCTTCGGGGTGGCCGTCGCCTGCTCCGCCGAGGCCGCCGACCAGGTCCGCTCCCTCCTGACCGCCGCGGGGGCGGAGGAGGTGAGGCGATGA
- a CDS encoding molybdopterin-dependent oxidoreductase, translating into MSGIDRRSFFKIVATSGAAVAAGGCGQDADELLGRVSQKLIPYVVPPDGIVPGVASYFSTVCRECPAGCGLVVKNRDGRVIKLEGNPDHPVNAGALCIRGQAALQGLYHPDRYRGPLQAGKQVSWDEAEKQLAGKLAELVKGRQGSRIALVSALETGSLGRLMDEWTRALGARARIAYEPLGYEALRAANRATFGRDAIPHYAIEDAGYLLSFGADFLETWLNPVSYAGSFAKMHALGRGRAGTFVAVEPRQSMTAANADEWLRNAPGTEGLLALAILKAIVDEGLQAKEADAGALRAAVKGVDLAKAAELSGVSAEAIKRVAHAFAGAKGALAVGGGMAAAGPQATETLVAVNLLNVAVGAVGKTVRFGADSPLGKASPYADMLKLGKAMAAGEIEVLILADVNPVYGMPPKSGFVESLAKVPLVVSLASRPSDSTAKAGLVLPSLHPLESWGDYAARDGVIGLMQPTMGPVVIDGKPVEGKAAGDILLSVGRQALGTEEGKGPLKWASFEAYVKEQWQGLAREYGAGKPFADFWEESLRRGGAWRAQAQAPTSAKIDTSRVSAEPAKLEGTGSHALIVYPSSRFYDGRGADQPWLQEAPDTMTQIAWDGWVEVPAETAAKLALERGDIVRLTSPHGTIELPAWPSTTLHPAAVAVAMGQGHDYPGAFARGGRLRSNAANDVVLNTGANPMRLLGPVPEAASGGLPHLAVKVSLAKTGARRPLAIPQATFDDDNREIVEVVGLAAAREMELRGKAPEGASHPSMYPKVKYPEYRWGMAVDVDSCTGCQACVVACSAENNVPVVGKAQVAYGRAQQWIRLERWEHNGAGKANVFLPMFCQHCEIAPCEPVCPVYAAYHTKEGLNAQVYNRCVGTRYCGNNCPYHVRRFNWFNYTWTAPLDLQLNPDVTVRQLGVMEKCTMCLQRIEKGKDEAREAGRAVKDGDIQTACQQTCPTQAITFGNLKDGGTRVSKLSASPRSYHVLHGLGTRPGVTYLAKVMRGESKAHGEGKEHKA; encoded by the coding sequence ATGAGCGGGATCGATCGCCGGTCATTCTTCAAGATCGTCGCGACCTCCGGGGCGGCCGTGGCCGCGGGCGGCTGCGGCCAGGACGCCGACGAGCTGCTGGGGCGCGTCTCGCAGAAGCTGATCCCATACGTGGTCCCGCCTGACGGGATCGTGCCGGGCGTGGCCTCGTATTTTTCCACGGTGTGCCGCGAGTGCCCGGCGGGCTGCGGCCTCGTCGTCAAGAACCGCGACGGGCGGGTCATCAAGCTGGAGGGCAATCCCGACCACCCGGTCAACGCGGGCGCCCTCTGCATCCGTGGCCAGGCCGCGCTCCAGGGGCTGTACCACCCGGACCGCTACCGCGGCCCGCTCCAGGCCGGCAAGCAGGTAAGCTGGGATGAGGCCGAGAAACAGCTCGCAGGCAAGCTGGCGGAGCTCGTCAAGGGACGGCAGGGGAGCCGGATCGCCCTAGTAAGCGCCCTCGAGACGGGAAGCCTCGGGCGGCTCATGGACGAATGGACGCGCGCGCTCGGCGCGAGAGCGCGCATCGCGTACGAGCCGCTCGGCTACGAAGCCCTCCGCGCGGCCAACCGCGCGACCTTCGGCCGCGACGCCATCCCGCACTACGCCATCGAGGACGCGGGCTATTTGCTGTCCTTCGGCGCCGACTTCCTCGAGACCTGGCTCAACCCGGTCTCTTACGCCGGTTCATTTGCCAAGATGCACGCGCTCGGCCGCGGGCGCGCCGGCACGTTCGTCGCCGTCGAACCCCGCCAGTCCATGACGGCCGCCAACGCGGACGAATGGCTGCGCAATGCCCCTGGCACCGAAGGGCTCCTGGCCTTGGCGATCCTCAAGGCGATCGTCGACGAGGGGCTCCAGGCCAAGGAGGCTGACGCGGGCGCGCTGCGCGCCGCGGTCAAGGGCGTGGATCTCGCGAAGGCCGCCGAGCTCTCGGGCGTCTCCGCCGAAGCGATCAAGCGCGTCGCCCACGCTTTCGCGGGGGCCAAGGGCGCTCTGGCGGTGGGCGGTGGCATGGCCGCGGCAGGGCCTCAGGCCACGGAGACTCTCGTGGCGGTCAACCTCCTAAATGTCGCCGTCGGCGCGGTCGGGAAGACCGTGCGTTTCGGCGCCGACTCGCCGCTCGGCAAGGCGAGCCCCTACGCCGACATGCTCAAGCTCGGGAAGGCCATGGCCGCGGGCGAGATCGAGGTGCTGATCCTGGCCGACGTCAACCCAGTCTACGGCATGCCGCCCAAGTCGGGCTTCGTCGAATCTCTTGCCAAAGTCCCGCTGGTGGTGAGCCTGGCCAGTCGGCCCAGCGACAGCACGGCCAAGGCCGGGCTCGTTCTCCCGTCGCTGCACCCGCTCGAGTCCTGGGGCGACTACGCGGCGCGGGACGGCGTCATCGGGCTCATGCAGCCGACGATGGGACCCGTGGTGATCGACGGCAAGCCGGTCGAGGGGAAGGCGGCGGGTGACATCCTGCTGTCGGTCGGCCGCCAGGCGCTCGGGACGGAAGAAGGCAAGGGCCCGCTCAAGTGGGCGAGCTTCGAGGCCTACGTCAAGGAGCAGTGGCAGGGGCTGGCGCGGGAGTACGGCGCGGGCAAGCCCTTCGCCGATTTCTGGGAGGAGTCATTGAGACGGGGCGGCGCTTGGCGCGCTCAGGCTCAGGCTCCTACGTCGGCGAAGATCGACACGAGCCGCGTGAGCGCAGAGCCCGCGAAGCTCGAGGGCACCGGTTCCCACGCGCTCATCGTCTATCCCTCGTCGCGCTTCTACGACGGCCGCGGCGCCGACCAGCCGTGGCTCCAGGAAGCGCCCGACACCATGACGCAGATCGCCTGGGACGGATGGGTCGAGGTGCCGGCCGAGACCGCGGCCAAGCTCGCGCTCGAACGCGGCGACATCGTCAGGCTGACCTCGCCCCACGGCACCATCGAGCTGCCCGCCTGGCCCTCGACCACGCTGCACCCGGCGGCGGTGGCCGTGGCGATGGGGCAGGGGCACGACTACCCGGGCGCCTTCGCTCGAGGCGGCAGGCTTCGCAGCAACGCCGCCAACGACGTAGTCCTCAACACGGGCGCGAATCCGATGCGCCTGCTCGGCCCGGTGCCGGAAGCCGCGTCGGGCGGACTGCCGCATCTGGCCGTGAAGGTCTCCCTCGCCAAGACCGGGGCGCGGAGGCCACTCGCGATCCCGCAGGCCACCTTCGACGACGACAACCGCGAGATCGTCGAGGTGGTGGGGCTGGCTGCGGCGCGCGAGATGGAGCTGCGCGGCAAGGCCCCGGAGGGCGCGAGCCACCCGAGCATGTACCCGAAGGTGAAGTACCCGGAGTACCGCTGGGGCATGGCGGTGGATGTGGACTCCTGCACGGGCTGCCAGGCCTGCGTCGTCGCCTGTTCGGCTGAGAACAATGTGCCCGTCGTCGGGAAAGCGCAGGTCGCCTACGGGCGCGCCCAGCAGTGGATACGCCTCGAGCGCTGGGAGCACAATGGGGCCGGCAAGGCCAATGTCTTCCTGCCGATGTTCTGCCAGCATTGTGAAATCGCGCCGTGCGAGCCGGTCTGCCCGGTCTACGCCGCGTACCACACGAAGGAAGGGCTCAACGCGCAGGTCTATAACCGCTGCGTCGGCACGCGCTACTGCGGCAACAACTGCCCCTACCACGTCCGTCGCTTCAACTGGTTCAACTACACCTGGACCGCGCCGCTCGACCTCCAGCTGAATCCCGACGTGACCGTGCGCCAGCTGGGCGTCATGGAGAAGTGCACCATGTGCCTGCAGCGCATCGAGAAGGGCAAGGACGAGGCGCGCGAGGCCGGCAGGGCGGTCAAGGACGGCGACATCCAGACGGCCTGCCAGCAGACCTGCCCGACCCAGGCCATCACCTTCGGCAACCTGAAGGACGGCGGTACCCGGGTCTCCAAGCTTTCGGCGAGCCCACGGAGCTACCACGTGCTGCACGGACTCGGCACCCGGCCTGGCGTGACGTACCTCGCCAAGGTCATGCGGGGCGAGTCCAAGGCCCACGGCGAAGGCAAGGAGCACAAGGCATGA
- the cysK gene encoding cysteine synthase A — protein sequence MTLRRPSAAARPRIAASVLDVVGGTPLVKLNRLPAAGGAAVLAKMESLNPGGSVKDRIAVAMIEDAERRGLLKPGAVVVEPTSGNTGIGLAMVCAVRGYRLILTMPDDMSVERQRLLARYGAEIHLTPAVEGMSGAVFAAQELRREHPDYFMPQQFENPANPEAHRRTTALEILDATEERLHAFVAGVGTGGTVTGVGEVLKERVPGIRVIGVEPARSPVLSGGRARPHGIQGIGASFVPGVLNRAVLDEIILVRDEDATATARRLAREEGLLVGISAGANVWAACRVAEALPSDRVVVTVLCDTGERYLSVSF from the coding sequence ATGACCCTACGTAGACCTTCAGCGGCCGCTCGACCGCGCATCGCCGCGTCGGTGCTCGATGTCGTGGGAGGCACGCCGCTCGTGAAGCTCAACAGGCTGCCCGCTGCCGGCGGCGCCGCGGTCCTCGCGAAGATGGAGTCGCTCAACCCGGGAGGCAGCGTCAAGGACAGGATCGCCGTCGCCATGATCGAGGACGCCGAGCGCCGGGGGCTGCTCAAGCCCGGCGCCGTCGTGGTCGAGCCGACGAGCGGCAATACGGGCATCGGGCTCGCCATGGTCTGCGCGGTCCGCGGCTACCGGCTCATCCTGACCATGCCCGATGACATGAGCGTGGAGCGCCAGCGTCTCCTCGCGCGCTACGGCGCCGAGATTCACCTGACCCCGGCCGTCGAGGGCATGAGCGGCGCCGTGTTCGCCGCGCAGGAGCTCCGGCGCGAGCACCCCGACTACTTCATGCCACAGCAGTTCGAGAACCCCGCCAACCCCGAGGCGCATCGGCGGACGACGGCGCTCGAGATCCTGGACGCGACCGAGGAGCGCCTGCACGCCTTTGTCGCCGGCGTGGGCACCGGCGGCACCGTCACGGGCGTGGGCGAGGTGCTCAAGGAGCGCGTGCCGGGCATCCGCGTGATCGGCGTCGAGCCAGCGCGCTCGCCGGTGCTCTCGGGAGGCAGGGCGCGGCCCCACGGCATCCAGGGCATCGGGGCATCCTTCGTGCCGGGCGTGCTCAACCGCGCCGTCCTCGACGAGATCATCCTGGTCCGTGACGAGGACGCCACCGCGACGGCCCGGCGCCTGGCAAGGGAAGAGGGGCTGCTGGTCGGCATCTCGGCCGGCGCCAACGTCTGGGCGGCCTGCCGCGTCGCCGAAGCGCTGCCGTCGGACCGGGTCGTCGTGACAGTGCTGTGCGATACTGGCGAGCGCTATCTCAGCGTGTCGTTCTAG
- a CDS encoding Rrf2 family transcriptional regulator: MRISAKGEYAIKAMLDLALCDDGERLQPIQDIARRQGIPQRYLEQVLLGLKRAGFLHSRRGSAGGYRLAKPPAQITAGALLRAVEGQQGVGSAGRAARGSVGDGGGDLIQLWRAVSEAMDSVVDGTTLEDLRRQALERRASTKPMYHI, translated from the coding sequence GTGAGGATCTCCGCGAAGGGCGAGTACGCCATCAAGGCGATGCTCGACCTGGCGCTGTGCGACGACGGCGAGAGGCTCCAGCCGATCCAGGACATCGCCAGGCGCCAGGGCATTCCCCAGCGCTACCTCGAGCAGGTGCTGCTCGGGCTCAAGCGGGCGGGGTTTCTCCACTCGCGGCGCGGCTCGGCCGGCGGCTACCGTCTCGCGAAGCCGCCCGCCCAGATCACGGCCGGCGCGCTGCTCCGCGCCGTCGAGGGCCAGCAGGGGGTCGGCTCCGCCGGGCGCGCCGCGCGCGGATCGGTCGGTGATGGGGGCGGCGATCTCATTCAGCTCTGGCGGGCGGTGTCGGAGGCCATGGATTCGGTGGTGGACGGCACGACGCTCGAGGATCTCAGGCGGCAGGCGTTGGAGCGGCGGGCGTCGACGAAGCCCATGTACCACATCTGA
- a CDS encoding MoaD/ThiS family protein, whose translation MSIDVYIPTPFRRATNNKDRVSVDARDIRGLLDELEGSFSGLKGLVRNEAGEIHHHVNIYVNNEGIESLQGLQTPLKDGDEVSIIPALAGGGPALAGGGPALAGG comes from the coding sequence ATGAGCATTGACGTGTATATCCCGACGCCGTTTCGCCGCGCCACGAACAACAAGGACCGCGTGTCCGTCGATGCGCGCGATATCCGCGGGCTGCTCGACGAGCTCGAGGGGAGCTTCAGCGGTCTCAAGGGCCTCGTCCGCAACGAGGCCGGCGAGATCCACCACCACGTCAACATCTACGTGAACAACGAGGGCATCGAGTCGCTCCAGGGGCTTCAGACGCCGCTGAAGGATGGCGACGAGGTGTCGATCATTCCTGCCCTTGCAGGGGGCGGGCCTGCCCTTGCAGGGGGCGGGCCAGCTCTCGCCGGGGGCTGA